A genomic segment from Klebsiella africana encodes:
- the hrpB gene encoding ATP-dependent helicase HrpB has protein sequence MSSLPVAAVLPELLSALQHAPQVLLNAPTGAGKSTWLPLQILAEGNIAGRIILLEPRRLAARNVAQRLAELLGEKPGETVGYRMRAETCVGPQTRLEVVTEGILTRMIQRDPELTGVGLVILDEFHERSLQADLALALLLDVQQGLRDDLKLLIMSATLDNDRLQRLLPEAPVVVSEGRAYPVERRFSPLSAHQRFDEAVAVAAADLLRQEPGSMLLFLPGVGEIQRVQEQLTERVAEDVILCPLYGALPLSEQRKAILPAPAGKRKVVLATNIAETSLTIEGIRLVVDSAQERVARFDPRTGLTRLVTQRISQASMTQRAGRAGRLSPGICLHLLGKEQAERAAAQSEPEILHSDLSALLLELLQWGCHDPAALAWLDQPPAVNLAAARRLLETLSALDGERLSAFGRKMAALGNEPRLAAMLAAAQTDDEAATAAKLAAILEEPPRGGLVDLGAIFSRQQANWQQRAQQLMKRLARRSGQPDAGRMAGLLASAFADRIARRRGQEGRYQLANGMGAMLDADDALGRHEWLIAPLLLQGSASPDARMLLALPVEIGELIAARPELAQRSDTVEWDEAQGTLKAWRRTVIGQLVIKTQPLAKPSEAELHQAMLNGIREKGLGVLNWTPEAEQLRLRLHCAAQWLPEEAWPAVDDASLLASLEAWLLPQMNGVHSLRALKALDLRQALQDWLPWPLRQKLDRELPTHYTVPTGSRLAIRYHAENPPALAVRMQEMFGEATNPVIAEGRVPLVLELLSPAQRPLQITRDLSAFWQGSYREVQKEMKGRYPKHVWPDDPANAAPTRRSKKYS, from the coding sequence GTGTCCTCATTGCCGGTTGCCGCTGTCCTCCCAGAACTGTTATCCGCCCTGCAGCATGCGCCGCAGGTTTTGCTCAACGCGCCGACCGGCGCCGGGAAGTCGACCTGGCTGCCACTGCAGATCCTCGCCGAGGGCAACATCGCGGGACGCATTATCCTGCTCGAGCCGAGGCGGCTGGCGGCGCGCAATGTCGCGCAGCGGCTGGCTGAACTGCTCGGCGAAAAACCGGGGGAAACCGTGGGTTACCGTATGCGCGCCGAAACCTGCGTCGGACCGCAGACCCGCCTGGAGGTGGTCACGGAGGGGATCCTGACGCGCATGATCCAGCGCGATCCCGAGCTGACGGGCGTGGGGCTGGTGATCCTCGATGAGTTTCACGAGCGCAGCCTGCAGGCGGATCTGGCGCTGGCCCTGCTGCTCGACGTACAGCAGGGGTTGCGTGACGATCTCAAGCTGCTGATTATGTCGGCGACCCTCGATAACGATCGCCTGCAGCGTCTGCTGCCTGAGGCGCCGGTGGTGGTTTCGGAGGGGCGCGCTTATCCGGTGGAGCGTCGCTTCAGCCCGCTCTCCGCGCACCAGCGTTTTGATGAGGCGGTGGCGGTCGCGGCGGCGGATCTCCTGCGGCAGGAACCGGGATCGATGCTGCTATTTCTGCCCGGCGTCGGCGAGATCCAGCGCGTTCAGGAACAGCTGACGGAGCGCGTGGCGGAAGATGTCATTCTCTGCCCGCTGTATGGCGCGTTGCCCTTAAGCGAACAGCGCAAAGCGATCCTCCCGGCGCCCGCCGGGAAGCGCAAAGTGGTGCTGGCTACCAATATTGCCGAGACCAGTCTGACCATCGAGGGGATCCGCCTGGTGGTCGACAGCGCCCAGGAGCGGGTCGCCCGCTTTGACCCGCGCACCGGCCTGACCCGGCTGGTGACGCAGCGCATCAGCCAGGCATCAATGACGCAGCGCGCCGGCCGCGCCGGTCGTCTCTCCCCGGGGATCTGCCTGCATTTGCTCGGCAAAGAACAGGCGGAACGGGCGGCGGCGCAGAGCGAACCGGAGATCCTGCACAGCGATCTGTCGGCGCTGTTGCTGGAGCTGCTGCAGTGGGGTTGCCACGATCCGGCCGCGCTGGCCTGGCTGGATCAGCCGCCGGCGGTGAACCTGGCCGCCGCGCGCCGCCTGCTGGAGACGCTGTCGGCGCTGGACGGCGAGCGGCTGTCGGCGTTTGGCCGCAAAATGGCAGCGCTAGGCAACGAGCCGCGGCTGGCGGCGATGCTGGCCGCCGCGCAGACCGATGACGAGGCGGCGACAGCGGCAAAGCTGGCGGCGATCCTCGAGGAGCCACCGCGCGGCGGACTGGTGGATTTGGGGGCCATCTTTTCCCGTCAGCAGGCCAACTGGCAGCAGCGAGCGCAGCAGCTGATGAAGCGCCTGGCCCGCCGCAGCGGCCAGCCCGATGCCGGGCGAATGGCGGGGCTGCTGGCGTCGGCCTTCGCCGATCGCATCGCCCGCCGCCGCGGTCAGGAGGGGCGCTACCAGCTGGCGAACGGCATGGGCGCGATGCTGGACGCCGACGACGCGCTGGGCCGTCATGAATGGCTTATCGCTCCGCTGCTGCTGCAGGGCAGCGCTTCGCCGGATGCCCGCATGCTGTTGGCTCTGCCGGTGGAAATCGGTGAGCTGATCGCCGCCCGCCCTGAACTGGCGCAACGTTCCGACACGGTGGAGTGGGATGAGGCCCAGGGGACGCTGAAAGCCTGGCGGCGGACGGTGATCGGCCAGTTGGTGATCAAGACCCAGCCGCTGGCGAAGCCCTCTGAGGCAGAGCTGCATCAGGCGATGCTCAACGGTATTCGTGAGAAAGGCCTCGGGGTGCTCAACTGGACGCCAGAGGCTGAGCAGCTGCGCCTGCGGTTGCACTGTGCGGCGCAGTGGCTGCCGGAAGAGGCATGGCCCGCGGTGGATGACGCTTCGCTACTGGCCTCGCTGGAGGCATGGCTGTTGCCGCAGATGAACGGCGTCCATTCCCTGCGGGCGCTGAAGGCGCTGGATCTGCGTCAGGCGCTACAGGACTGGCTGCCGTGGCCGCTGCGCCAGAAGCTGGATCGCGAACTGCCGACACACTATACCGTGCCGACCGGCAGCCGCCTGGCGATCCGCTACCATGCGGAAAACCCGCCGGCGCTGGCGGTGCGTATGCAGGAGATGTTCGGCGAGGCCACGAACCCGGTTATCGCCGAGGGGCGAGTGCCGCTGGTGCTGGAGCTGCTGTCGCCCGCCCAGCGTCCACTGCAGATCACCCGCGATCTGAGCGCCTTCTGGCAAGGGAGCTACCGTGAGGTGCAGAAAGAGATGAAGGGACGCTATCCGAAGCACGTCTGGCCGGACGATCCGGCCAACGCCGCCCCGACCCGCCGCAGCAAAAAATATTCGTAG
- the thpR gene encoding RNA 2',3'-cyclic phosphodiesterase, with translation MSEPKRLFFALELPSAVQKQIVQWRATHFPEDAGRPVAADNLHLTLAFLGEVSAEKQRALADLASRLRQPGFTLTLDDAGQWLRSRVVWLGTRQPPRGLLQLASMLRAQAARSGCYQSPQPFHPHITLWRDARQAVPIPAPGFRWTFPVNEFVLYESSFSRGRTRYTALERYPFEKES, from the coding sequence ATGTCTGAGCCGAAAAGGCTGTTTTTTGCGCTTGAACTGCCGTCTGCCGTCCAGAAGCAGATTGTCCAGTGGCGGGCAACGCACTTCCCCGAAGATGCCGGCAGGCCCGTCGCGGCGGATAATCTTCATCTGACGCTGGCGTTTCTCGGCGAGGTGAGCGCGGAAAAACAGCGGGCACTAGCCGATCTCGCCAGCCGCCTGCGCCAGCCGGGCTTTACCCTGACGCTGGACGATGCCGGACAGTGGCTACGCTCGCGGGTAGTGTGGCTCGGAACCCGCCAGCCGCCGCGCGGCCTGCTGCAGCTCGCCAGCATGTTGCGCGCTCAGGCGGCGCGCAGCGGCTGCTATCAGAGCCCGCAGCCGTTTCACCCGCATATTACCCTGTGGCGCGATGCTCGCCAGGCGGTGCCGATCCCGGCCCCCGGCTTTCGCTGGACGTTTCCGGTGAACGAGTTCGTGCTGTATGAGTCCAGCTTTAGCCGCGGGCGCACGCGCTACACGGCGCTGGAACGTTATCCGTTTGAGAAGGAAAGTTGA
- the sfsA gene encoding DNA/RNA nuclease SfsA, with product MQFNPPLQPAILLKRYKRFLADVVTPDGRELTLHCPNTGAMTGCAAPGDTVWYSTSDNVKRKYAHTWELTETQQGAVICVNTLRANSLAKEAISAGIIPELSGYNQLKSEVKYGEENSRIDIMLQADDRQNCYIEVKSVTLAEKEYGYFPDAVTTRGQKHLRELMAVAANGDRAVILFAILHSAIDRFSPAHHIDARYAQLLTEAQDKGVEILAWKAELSTTRMTLNKPIAVVLNPGK from the coding sequence ATGCAGTTTAATCCGCCGTTGCAGCCCGCCATTTTGCTTAAACGTTACAAACGATTTCTTGCTGACGTGGTCACCCCCGATGGCCGCGAGCTGACGCTCCACTGCCCGAATACCGGGGCGATGACCGGCTGCGCCGCGCCGGGCGACACCGTCTGGTATTCCACCTCAGACAATGTGAAGCGCAAATATGCCCATACCTGGGAATTAACTGAAACGCAGCAGGGCGCCGTTATTTGCGTCAATACGCTGCGTGCAAATTCGCTGGCGAAAGAGGCGATTTCCGCCGGAATAATTCCTGAACTTTCAGGCTATAACCAGCTGAAAAGCGAAGTGAAATATGGCGAAGAGAATAGCCGTATCGATATTATGTTACAGGCAGATGATCGCCAAAACTGCTATATTGAAGTGAAATCGGTTACGTTGGCGGAGAAAGAATACGGTTATTTTCCTGATGCGGTGACTACGCGCGGCCAGAAGCACCTGCGGGAGCTGATGGCCGTCGCGGCAAATGGCGACCGCGCGGTGATTTTATTTGCCATCCTGCATTCGGCAATTGACCGTTTTTCTCCCGCGCATCATATTGATGCCAGATACGCACAGCTGTTAACAGAAGCCCAGGACAAGGGGGTGGAAATTCTCGCCTGGAAAGCGGAACTTTCTACGACGAGGATGACTCTGAATAAGCCGATCGCCGTGGTGTTAAACCCCGGTAAATAA
- the dksA gene encoding RNA polymerase-binding protein DksA, which yields MQEGQNRKTSSLSILAIAGVEPYQEKPGEEYMNEAQLAHFKRILEAWRNQLRDEVDRTVSHMQDEAANFPDPVDRAAQEEEFSLELRNRDRERKLIKKIEKTLKKVEDEDFGYCESCGVEIGIRRLEARPTADLCIDCKTLAEIREKQMAG from the coding sequence ATGCAAGAAGGGCAAAACCGTAAAACATCGTCCCTGAGTATTCTCGCCATCGCTGGGGTGGAGCCGTACCAAGAGAAACCGGGCGAAGAGTATATGAACGAAGCCCAGCTGGCGCACTTCAAGCGTATTCTTGAAGCATGGCGTAATCAACTCAGGGATGAAGTGGATCGCACCGTATCGCACATGCAGGATGAAGCAGCTAACTTCCCGGACCCGGTAGACCGTGCCGCCCAGGAAGAAGAGTTCAGCCTGGAACTGCGTAACCGCGACCGCGAACGTAAACTGATCAAAAAGATCGAGAAAACGCTGAAAAAAGTTGAAGACGAAGACTTCGGCTACTGCGAATCCTGCGGCGTGGAGATCGGCATTCGCCGTCTGGAAGCGCGTCCGACAGCGGATCTGTGCATTGACTGCAAAACCCTGGCGGAAATTCGCGAAAAACAGATGGCGGGCTAA
- the gluQRS gene encoding tRNA glutamyl-Q(34) synthetase GluQRS, protein MTDSRYIGRFAPSPSGELHFGSLIAALGSYLQARANHGIWRVRIEDIDPPREVPGAADTILRQLDHYGLHWDGDVLWQSQRHEAYREALAWLGEQGLSYYCTCTRARIHAVGGIYDGHCRDLGLGAENAALRLRQTRPVLQFSDRLRGTLIANEPLAREDFIIHRRDGLFAYNLAVVVDDHFQGITEIVRGADLIEPTVRQISLYQHFGWQAPDYLHLPLALNADGNKLSKQNHAPALPEGDPRPEIVRALRFLNQAIPEEWQALSIDDLLAQAVANWQPAKIEHSQMAPAEL, encoded by the coding sequence ATGACTGACTCACGCTATATAGGGCGCTTTGCTCCCTCCCCCTCCGGTGAACTCCACTTCGGCTCTCTGATTGCCGCGCTCGGCAGCTACCTGCAAGCCCGCGCGAACCACGGTATCTGGCGCGTTCGTATTGAAGATATCGACCCACCGCGCGAAGTCCCCGGGGCCGCCGATACCATCCTGCGCCAGCTCGACCACTACGGTCTGCACTGGGATGGCGACGTACTCTGGCAGTCGCAACGGCACGAGGCCTACCGCGAGGCGCTGGCGTGGCTGGGCGAGCAAGGGCTGAGCTATTACTGCACTTGCACCCGCGCGCGGATCCACGCCGTCGGCGGGATCTACGACGGCCACTGCCGCGACCTGGGGTTGGGGGCGGAAAACGCCGCGCTGCGCCTGCGCCAGACTCGCCCGGTGCTGCAGTTTAGCGACCGTCTGCGCGGCACGCTCATCGCCAATGAGCCGCTGGCGCGAGAGGATTTCATTATCCACCGTCGCGACGGGCTGTTCGCCTACAACCTGGCGGTGGTGGTCGACGACCACTTTCAGGGGATCACCGAGATCGTCCGCGGCGCAGACCTGATTGAGCCAACGGTGCGGCAGATTTCGCTGTATCAGCATTTTGGCTGGCAGGCGCCGGACTACCTCCATCTGCCGTTGGCCCTCAATGCTGACGGCAATAAACTCTCTAAACAAAACCACGCGCCGGCGCTGCCGGAAGGCGATCCGCGCCCCGAAATCGTCCGGGCGCTCCGCTTTCTGAATCAGGCGATCCCCGAGGAGTGGCAGGCCCTGAGCATCGATGATTTACTCGCCCAGGCCGTCGCCAACTGGCAGCCAGCGAAAATCGAGCATTCTCAAATGGCTCCCGCTGAGCTATGA
- the pcnB gene encoding polynucleotide adenylyltransferase PcnB codes for MFTRVANFCRKVLSREEREAEAAVEPTPMTVIPREQHAISRKDISENALKVMYRLNKAGYESWLVGGGVRDLLLGKKPKDFDVTTNATPDQVRKLFRNCRLVGRRFRLAHVMFGPEIIEVATFRGHHEGHTTDRVTSQRGQNGMLLRDNIFGSIEEDAQRRDFTINSLYYSVADFTVRDYVGGMKDLQDGVIRLIGNPETRYREDPVRMLRAVRFAAKLNMTISPETAEPLPRLAALLHDVPPARLFEEVLKLLQAGYGYQTYMLLREYSLFQPLFPTITRYFTERGDSPMERIISQVLKNTDTRIHNDMRVNPAFLFAVMFWYPLLETAQKIAQESGLAYYDAFALAMNDVLDEACRTLAIPKRITTLIRDIWQLQLRMSRRQGKRAWKLMEHPKFRAAYDLLELRAGAENNHELQRLTKWWGEFQVAAPPAQKDMLNDLGDDPAPRRRHRRPRKRAPRQGNA; via the coding sequence ATTTTTACCCGAGTCGCTAATTTTTGCCGTAAGGTGCTAAGCCGTGAGGAGCGCGAGGCAGAAGCCGCCGTCGAACCAACGCCTATGACGGTGATCCCGCGTGAGCAGCATGCTATTTCCCGCAAAGATATCAGTGAAAACGCCCTCAAGGTCATGTACCGCCTCAACAAGGCGGGCTACGAATCCTGGCTGGTCGGCGGCGGCGTCCGCGACCTGCTGCTTGGCAAAAAGCCAAAAGATTTTGACGTCACCACCAACGCCACGCCGGATCAGGTACGCAAGCTGTTCCGTAACTGCCGTCTGGTTGGGCGACGTTTCCGCCTGGCGCATGTGATGTTCGGGCCGGAAATCATTGAGGTCGCCACCTTCCGTGGCCATCACGAAGGGCACACCACCGATCGCGTCACCTCCCAGCGAGGCCAGAACGGCATGCTGCTGCGCGATAACATCTTCGGCTCGATCGAGGAAGATGCCCAGCGTCGCGACTTCACCATCAACAGCCTCTATTACAGCGTGGCGGACTTTACCGTCCGCGACTATGTCGGCGGCATGAAGGATCTGCAGGACGGCGTGATCCGCCTGATCGGCAATCCGGAAACCCGCTATCGCGAGGATCCGGTGCGCATGCTGCGCGCGGTGCGCTTTGCCGCCAAGCTCAATATGACCATCAGCCCGGAAACGGCTGAACCGCTGCCGCGCCTGGCCGCCCTGCTTCACGATGTGCCACCGGCGCGTCTGTTCGAAGAGGTGCTCAAGCTGCTGCAGGCCGGGTATGGCTACCAGACCTACATGCTGCTGCGGGAATACAGCTTGTTCCAGCCGCTGTTCCCGACCATCACCCGCTACTTTACCGAGCGCGGCGACAGCCCGATGGAGCGGATCATCAGCCAGGTGCTGAAGAATACCGATACCCGCATTCATAACGATATGCGCGTCAATCCGGCCTTCCTCTTTGCGGTGATGTTCTGGTATCCGCTGCTGGAGACGGCGCAGAAAATCGCTCAGGAGAGCGGCCTGGCGTACTACGACGCCTTTGCCCTGGCGATGAATGATGTGCTGGATGAAGCCTGCCGCACGCTGGCGATCCCTAAGCGCATCACCACCCTTATTCGTGATATCTGGCAGCTGCAGCTGCGCATGTCCCGTCGCCAGGGCAAACGCGCCTGGAAGCTAATGGAGCATCCGAAATTCCGCGCCGCCTATGACCTGCTGGAGCTGCGCGCCGGCGCCGAGAACAACCACGAACTGCAGCGCCTGACCAAATGGTGGGGCGAATTCCAAGTCGCCGCGCCGCCAGCGCAAAAAGATATGCTCAACGACCTCGGGGACGATCCGGCACCCCGCCGTCGCCACCGTCGTCCGCGCAAGCGCGCGCCGCGCCAGGGTAACGCATGA
- the folK gene encoding 2-amino-4-hydroxy-6-hydroxymethyldihydropteridine diphosphokinase, translating to MTLVYIALGSNLASPLEQVQAAIHALGDIPHSRVVAVSSFYRTPPLGPQDQPDYLNAAVALETSLAPEALLDHTQRIELQQGRVRKAERWGPRTLDLDIMLFGDAAINSERLTVPHYDMKNRGFMLWPLFEIAPDLHFPDGLALRAVLDNLGAAKPASW from the coding sequence ATGACTCTGGTCTATATCGCCCTTGGCAGTAACCTTGCTTCACCACTGGAGCAGGTGCAGGCGGCTATCCACGCCCTGGGCGATATTCCGCACAGCCGCGTGGTCGCCGTCTCTTCGTTCTACCGCACGCCGCCGCTGGGCCCACAGGATCAGCCGGACTATCTCAACGCCGCCGTCGCCCTTGAAACTTCACTCGCGCCAGAAGCGCTGCTCGATCACACCCAGCGCATCGAGCTGCAGCAGGGGCGGGTGCGCAAAGCCGAACGCTGGGGACCGCGCACGCTCGATCTCGATATCATGCTGTTTGGCGATGCGGCCATTAACAGCGAGCGCCTGACCGTTCCGCACTACGATATGAAAAACCGCGGCTTTATGCTCTGGCCGCTGTTCGAGATCGCCCCGGACCTCCACTTTCCTGACGGCCTGGCGCTGCGCGCCGTGCTGGATAATCTCGGCGCGGCAAAGCCCGCCAGCTGGTAA
- the panB gene encoding 3-methyl-2-oxobutanoate hydroxymethyltransferase — MKPTTIALLQKCKQEKKRFATITAYDHSFAKLFADEGINVLLVGDSLGMTVQGHDSTLPVTVEDIAYHTRAVRRGAPNSLLLADLPFMAYATPEQTFENAAIVMRAGANMVKLEGGAWLAETVKMLAERAVPVCGHLGLTPQSVNVFGGYKVQGRGDAAQALFEDALALEAAGAQLLVLECVPVELAKRITEALTIPVIGIGAGNVTDGQILVMHDAFGITGGHIPKFAKNFLAEAGDIRAAVRQYIAEVESGVYPGEEHSFH, encoded by the coding sequence ATGAAACCGACCACCATTGCCCTGCTGCAGAAATGCAAACAGGAAAAGAAGCGCTTTGCCACCATTACCGCCTACGACCATAGCTTCGCGAAGCTGTTCGCCGATGAAGGCATCAATGTGCTGCTGGTGGGCGACTCGCTGGGAATGACGGTGCAGGGTCACGACTCCACCCTGCCGGTCACCGTAGAAGATATCGCCTATCACACCCGCGCCGTCCGCCGCGGCGCGCCAAACAGCCTGCTGCTTGCCGACCTGCCGTTCATGGCCTACGCCACCCCCGAGCAGACCTTTGAAAATGCCGCTATCGTCATGCGCGCTGGCGCCAATATGGTCAAACTCGAGGGCGGCGCCTGGCTGGCCGAGACCGTGAAGATGCTGGCGGAACGCGCAGTACCGGTTTGCGGCCATCTTGGTCTGACGCCGCAGTCGGTGAACGTATTCGGCGGGTATAAAGTGCAGGGTCGCGGCGATGCGGCACAGGCCCTGTTTGAAGACGCGTTAGCGCTGGAAGCGGCAGGGGCACAGCTGCTGGTGCTGGAGTGCGTGCCGGTCGAACTGGCGAAACGCATCACCGAAGCCCTGACCATTCCGGTGATCGGCATCGGCGCAGGCAACGTTACCGACGGGCAAATCCTCGTAATGCATGACGCTTTCGGCATTACCGGCGGCCACATTCCGAAATTTGCCAAGAATTTCCTTGCCGAAGCGGGCGACATCCGCGCCGCGGTGCGGCAGTATATTGCCGAAGTCGAATCCGGAGTCTATCCGGGCGAAGAACACAGTTTCCATTAA
- the panC gene encoding pantoate--beta-alanine ligase produces MLIIESVLLLRQHIRRLRQEGKRIALVPTMGNLHDGHMKLVDEAKASADVVVVSIFVNPMQFDRVDDLARYPRTLQDDCEKLNKRHVDFVFAPTPAEVYPQGTEGQTYVDVPGLSTMLEGASRPGHFRGVSTIVSKLFNLVQPDVACFGEKDFQQLALIRKMVADMGYDIEIIGVPIVRAKDGLALSSRNGYLTADQRKIAPGLYKVLSAVAEKLAAGDRQLDEIIAIAEQELNEKGFRADDIQIRDADTLLELTDASQRAVILMAAWLGQARLIDNQIVTLAQ; encoded by the coding sequence GTGCTGATTATTGAATCCGTACTGCTGCTGCGCCAGCATATCCGCCGTCTGCGTCAGGAAGGTAAGCGTATCGCGTTGGTCCCGACGATGGGCAACCTGCATGATGGTCATATGAAGCTGGTTGATGAAGCCAAAGCCAGTGCGGATGTGGTGGTGGTCAGTATTTTCGTCAATCCGATGCAGTTTGACCGCGTCGACGACCTGGCGCGCTACCCGCGCACCCTGCAGGATGATTGCGAAAAGCTGAACAAGCGTCATGTCGATTTTGTCTTCGCGCCGACACCGGCGGAAGTTTATCCCCAGGGCACCGAAGGCCAGACCTACGTTGACGTTCCGGGATTATCCACCATGCTCGAAGGCGCCAGCCGGCCGGGCCATTTCCGCGGCGTGTCGACCATCGTCAGTAAGCTGTTCAACCTGGTTCAGCCGGACGTCGCTTGCTTCGGCGAGAAGGACTTCCAGCAGCTGGCGCTGATCCGCAAGATGGTCGCCGACATGGGCTACGATATTGAGATTATCGGCGTGCCGATCGTTCGCGCGAAGGATGGCCTGGCGCTGAGTTCGCGCAATGGCTACCTGACCGCCGACCAGCGCAAAATCGCGCCTGGCCTGTATAAAGTGCTGAGCGCAGTGGCGGAAAAACTGGCCGCAGGCGATCGCCAGCTCGACGAGATTATCGCTATCGCTGAACAGGAGCTGAACGAAAAAGGCTTCCGCGCCGACGACATTCAAATCCGCGATGCCGACACCCTGCTTGAGCTGACCGATGCCAGCCAGCGCGCGGTGATCCTGATGGCCGCCTGGCTGGGCCAGGCCCGCCTGATCGACAATCAGATCGTTACGCTCGCTCAGTAG
- the panD gene encoding aspartate 1-decarboxylase yields MMRNMLQGKLHRVKVTQADLHYEGSCAIDQDFLDAAGILENETIHLWNVTNGNRFSTYAIAAERGSRIISVNGAAAHCASVGDILIIASFVTMSDEEARNWQPNIAYFEGDNEMKRQAKAIPVQVA; encoded by the coding sequence ATGATGCGTAATATGCTGCAGGGCAAGCTCCACCGCGTAAAAGTCACGCAGGCGGACCTGCACTATGAAGGTTCTTGCGCCATTGACCAGGACTTCCTGGATGCGGCCGGTATTCTGGAGAATGAAACCATTCACCTCTGGAACGTCACCAACGGCAACCGTTTCTCCACCTACGCCATTGCCGCCGAGCGGGGCTCCCGGATCATCTCCGTTAACGGCGCCGCCGCCCACTGCGCCAGCGTCGGCGATATCCTGATCATCGCCAGCTTCGTTACTATGTCGGACGAAGAAGCGCGTAACTGGCAGCCTAACATTGCCTACTTCGAAGGCGATAACGAAATGAAACGCCAGGCGAAAGCCATTCCGGTACAGGTCGCCTGA
- a CDS encoding polysaccharide deacetylase family protein, translated as MRMFARFFTLLLFLTSLSASASLLSQQGKPVRYMQTTEDAVIWAQVGNHVISVGNVRAGQILAVVPTAADYYEFRFGFGTGFIDKGHLEPVQGKQRVEDRLGDLNKPLSNQNLLTWKDTPLYDAPSVSSAPFGTLATNLRYPILSKLKDRLNQTWFQIRIGDRLAWVSSLDAQEDNGIPVLTYHHILRDEENTRFRHTSTTTSVRAFNNQMTWLRDQGYTTLTLYQLEGYVRNKINLPARAVAITFDDGLKSVNRYAYPVLKQYGFHATAFIISSRIKRHPQKWDPKSLQFMSISELRQIQDVFDIQSHTHFLHRVDAYRRPILFSRNYHNILFDFARSRRALGQFNPHVLYLSYPFGGYNATAVQAANDAGFHMAVTTVRGKVKPGDNPFLLKRLYILRTDSLETMSRLISNQPQG; from the coding sequence ATGCGCATGTTTGCCCGATTTTTTACTCTACTTCTTTTCCTGACCTCGCTTAGCGCTTCCGCCAGCCTGCTTAGCCAGCAGGGCAAGCCTGTACGCTATATGCAAACCACCGAAGATGCGGTTATCTGGGCGCAGGTGGGGAACCATGTAATAAGCGTCGGCAATGTACGTGCCGGGCAGATCCTCGCGGTCGTCCCGACGGCGGCTGACTACTATGAATTTCGTTTTGGTTTCGGCACCGGGTTTATTGATAAAGGCCATCTCGAGCCGGTACAAGGGAAGCAGCGGGTGGAGGACCGTTTAGGGGATCTCAATAAACCGCTGAGTAACCAGAATTTACTCACCTGGAAAGACACCCCGCTCTATGACGCGCCCTCGGTGAGTAGCGCGCCGTTCGGTACGCTGGCCACTAATCTGCGTTATCCGATCCTCAGCAAGCTGAAAGACCGACTTAATCAGACCTGGTTTCAGATCCGCATTGGCGACCGGCTGGCGTGGGTCAGTAGTCTGGATGCGCAGGAAGATAATGGCATTCCCGTGCTGACCTATCACCATATTTTGCGCGATGAAGAGAATACCCGTTTTCGTCATACGTCCACCACCACCTCGGTACGCGCCTTCAATAACCAGATGACCTGGCTGCGCGATCAGGGCTACACCACGCTGACCCTGTACCAGCTTGAAGGCTATGTGCGCAATAAAATCAATCTCCCGGCGCGGGCGGTGGCGATCACTTTCGATGATGGTCTGAAATCGGTAAACCGCTACGCTTATCCGGTGCTGAAACAGTACGGCTTCCACGCCACCGCGTTTATTATCTCCTCGCGTATTAAGCGCCATCCGCAGAAGTGGGATCCGAAATCGCTGCAGTTTATGAGCATTTCCGAGCTACGCCAGATTCAGGACGTCTTTGATATTCAGTCGCATACCCATTTTCTGCATCGGGTGGACGCCTACCGGCGACCGATCTTATTCAGCCGCAATTACCACAATATTCTGTTTGATTTTGCCCGCTCGCGTCGGGCGCTGGGTCAGTTTAATCCGCATGTGCTCTATCTTTCCTATCCCTTCGGCGGCTATAACGCCACCGCGGTGCAGGCGGCGAATGACGCCGGGTTTCATATGGCAGTGACGACGGTGCGGGGGAAGGTGAAGCCGGGGGATAATCCGTTCCTGCTTAAGCGGTTATATATCTTACGCACGGATTCGCTGGAGACGATGTCGCGGCTGATCAGTAACCAGCCGCAGGGGTAA